A window of Streptomyces profundus genomic DNA:
GCCGATCTCGCCGGTCGTCCTCGTCGCCTCGTCCTCCGAACCGCCGATCGCGCTGGTGTACACGACCGGCATGACGGCCTCGTCCCGGCCGCGCCGCCGCGCCAGCTCGCGGATGACCTCGATCCCCGAGCAGAGCCGGTGGTCCATGTCGTCGAAGAGCTGCTGGCCCAGCCGCCTGGCGCGCTCGGCGAACGAGGCGCCCCCGCCCTGGACGGCCAGCAGGACGACCGAGGTGAAGTCGCCGAAGAGCGCGTCTATCCGGGGGTGCAACGGCAGCCGGTTGTGCAGGGTCAGATTGAGCGTGAACTCGGGCCTCCGGCTCCACCGCCCGACGACCTCGGCGAACGCGGCCAGCACGGCCCCCGACGCGGTCAGCCCCGCTGCGGTGGCCTGCTCCCTGAAGGCCGCCCACGGGGCCGACTCCAGCCGGCCGGCGTGGTGGTGGAAGGACGGCGGGGACTCGGCCCGCGTCATCGTCGGCAGCTCCGGGGCCGGCGGCAGCTCGTCCAGGCGCGCCCACCAGTAGTCCCGATCCCGCTGGTAGCGGGAGGACTCCCGCAGACGGCGCTCGGCGAGCACATAGTCCCGATAGGTGACCTCGCACGGCGGCAGCGCGTGGTCCGGGTCGGCGCGCAGCTGGTCCATTTGGCCGAGCAACCGCTGGATGCTGGTCCAGTCCGCCATCAGGAAGTCCAGCGACAGATGCAGGATCGCCCGGCCCGTGGTCTGGGTGATGCTCAGCTCGAACAGGGGCCACTGCCCGGTCGGGTGGATCTTCTGTCCCAGGTCGTCGCGCACCTCCCGCAACCGCGCCTCCACGGCCCGCTCGCCCTCGCCCCGCAGGTCCACGGCGGGGATCCGGTAGGGCTCGACCGAGGGCGATACCTGCTGGTAGCCCTCCTGGTGCACCACCAGCCGCAACATGTCGTGGTGCGCGATCAGCCGGTTCCACGCCTCCTCGGCCCGCACCGGGTCCAGGGCGGGGTACTCGACCTCCAGATAGATATGGCAGGCGACGCCCCCGTAGGCGTACCCCTGCTGGCGGCCGACCAGATACGCCGCCTGGACGTCGGTCAACGGGAAGGGCTCGTACCGGTTCGCGGCGTCCGGGGCGATGACGGGCAGCCGGTCGCCGCGCAGCGTCGCCAGCAACTCCTCCTTCGCCGCGCGCAGTTCCGCCAACCGTTCGGGCGTCAGCGCGCCCCTGGGCGCCCGGTACCGCAACTGCCCCGAGTCCTCCCACAGGTGGATACCGGCCGAGGCCAACTCGTTCAGCAGACTCCGCGTGTTCACAGGATCCCGTCCTCCGTCGAACCGTCCGTCGCCCCGGCCGCTTCGAGGCTCGCGTCGATCGACGCGGCCACCGCCGCCACCGTCGGGTCCTGGAACATCTGCCGCAGCGGCAGCTCCACACCGAACCGTGCGCGGATCGTCTCCGCGAAGTGGGTGGCGGTCAGGCTGTCGCCGCCGAGGGCGAAGAAGTTGTGCGCCCTGCCGACCTCCGGCACGCGCAGCAGCTCCGACCACATCCGGGACACCGTCTCCTCCATCGCGGTGCGTGGTGGCTCGCCGCCGTCCCCGGGATCGGGCTGCTCGGCCAGCAGCGCGGCCACCCGCGCCCGGTCCACCTTCCCGTTGGCGCTCAGCGGCAGCGCCGGAAGCACCGTCACCCGCTCGGGCACCATGTGCGGGGGCAACTGCTCGCGCGCCCGCGCGATCACCTCGGCCTCGCGGACCACCGGAAGATCCGGGGCGGCGCGCGCCACGAGCACCATCAGCGAGGAGTCCTCGCCCTCGGCGACGGAGACCTCGCGCAGCCCGCCCCGGTCGAGGACCTCGGCCCATCCGGCGCCGTCCAGCAGCGGCCCGCCGGAACGGGACGGCCGCCCGCCCCACGGGGTGAGGCCGCGCTCCAGCAGACCGGCGGTCAGCAGCCCGATCGGCGCCAGCTCCCGGTGTTCCAGCCCGATCAACACACCGCCGGGAACGAGGAGTTGCCGGGCCAGCCCCACCCCGGTGACCGGATCGGCGTGGCGGTGCAGCGAGTGGTTCGCCAGCACCACATCGTGGGTGTGCCGCAGCTCGGGCGGCAGGATCCCGTCCCGCACCAGCCGGTAGGCGATGGTGTGCGGGAGGTCGGCGAGCCTCTTCTCGGCCGTCTCCAGCAGGCTGGGCGCGTCGTCCAACAGGGTCAGCTCGATGTCCTCGGCCGCCAGGCGGGCGAGCAGCCGCCGGGCGGCGACCCCGGAACGACAGCCCAGCTCGGCGACCCGGACCGGCCGGCCGAGTTCGGCCGCGAGAGCGGCGACGGTGGCGGCTGCCCCGCGCAACGCGCCCTCGCTGTCCGACTGGTTGACGACCGCCGCCTCCGGCGCCAACACCGGATCCTCCAGCAGCACCAACGGGTCACGCTCGCCACGCAGGATGCCGGCGACGGTGTCGGTCACCGCCACGAGGCGGTCGGCGAGCAGGCCCGCCGGGGTCCCCACCGCCCGATCCCGACGGGTCTCCCAGGTTCGTTGGTCGAGCACCTCACGCCAGCGCGGCCCCGCCGCGTACGTGCCCTCCTCGCCCGCCAGTACCTCGCGGTCGGCGAGCCAGTCCAGCCAGAGCCGCAGCACACCCCGCGACTCCTCGGCCGTGCCCAGCGCGCCGGCCACCTCGTCGAAGGCCGCGGCGGCGTCGCCGATCCCCGCCCTGACCAGGCCCGCCGTCCAGGACTCGATCAGGTTCGCCGCATGCGCCCCGGAGCCGTCGGCCGGCCCGGGGGCGACCTCCACCTTCGGAGCCAACGCCGCCATGCCCGAGGACCGGACGGTGCCGCCCTCGGGTTCCGTGGTGATGGTGGCGATGATCTTCTGTTGGTTGTTGGCGGTGTGGGTGGTGGTGATGGCGTGGTTGATGTGGGGGTGGGTTTCGAGGATGGTTTCTATTTCGCCGAGTTCGATGCGGAAGCCGCGGATTTTGATTTGGTGGTCGGTGCGGCCGAGGAATTCGAGGGTGCCGTCGGGCCAGTAGCGTCCGAGGTCGCCGGTGTGGTACCAGCGTTGGTTGTTGTGGTGGGTGAATTTGGTGGCGGTTTTGGTGGGGTCGCCTCGGTAGCCTTTGGCGAGTCCGGTGCCGCCGATCCAGAGTTCGCCGGGGACCCAGTCGGGGCAGTCGCGTCCTTGGGTGTCGACGACGCGGTAGTGCTGGTTGCGGAGGGGTTGGCCGTAGGGGATGGAGGTCCAGTGGGGTGGGGTGTGGGTGACGGGTTGGGCGTTGGACCAGATGGCTGCTTCGGTGGCGCCGCCGAGGGCGATGAAGTGTCCGTGGGGGTTGCGTTGGTGGTAGCGGGTGGGGAGGTCGAGGTTGATCCAGTCGCCGGAGAGGAGGATGAGGCGGAGGTGGTCGGTGTGGTGGCGGGCTTGGGCGACGGTGAGGTACATGTCGAAGAGGGCGGGGACGCTGTTCCAGATGGTGATGTGGTGGTGTTGGGTGAGGTGGAGCCAGCGTTGGGCTTCGCGTCGGTCGTTTTCGTTGGTGAGGACGAGGGCGGCGCCTGCGGTGAGGAGGCCGAAGGTGTCGTAGACGGAGAGGTCGAAGTCGGCTGCGGAGAGGGCGAGGACGCGGTCGGTGGGTTGGATGTGGAAGCGTTGGTTGATGTCGTCGATGGTGTTGGTGGCGGCGCGGTGGCTGACTTCGACGCCTTTGGGTTGGCCGGTGGAGCCTGAGGTGAAGATGATGTAGGCGGAGTCGTCGGGGTGGTTGGTGTGGGGGTGGGGGAGTGGTGGTGCGGTGAGGTGGTGGGGGTTGATGGTGTGGAGGTGGGTGGGCCAGTCGGTGGTGGTGGTGATGGCGTGGTGGATGTTGGCGGTGGTGAGGATGCGGTTGCGGCGTGGGGGTGGTTGGTCGATGCCGATGGGGACGTAGGTGGCGCCGGTGGCGAGGGTGGCGAGGATGGCGGCGATTTGGTCGGGGCCTTTGGGCAGGGTGATGGCGACGGTGTCGTGGGGTTTGACGCCGTGGGCGGTGAGTTCGCCGGCGATGTGGAGTGCGTGGTCGGCGAGTTGGCGGTAGGTGAGGTGGCCGTTGTCGTCCCAGAGGAGGGCGGTGCGGTGGGGTGCTGTGGTGGCTTGGTGGAAGAAGCCTTCGTGGAGGAGTCGTCCGCTTTCGGGGGCTTGGGTGGCGTTGACGCGTTCGCGTACCGCGCGTTGTTCGGCGGGCAGCGCGATGGGGGTGGGTTGGTTCCAATCGCCCTCGGCCAGCCAGTCCAACACCTCGCGGTAGGCGCCGAACATTCCCTCGACCACACCCTCGGGAAACAACCCCTCGACAAAGTCCCAGTTGAGGTAGACCCCGTGCGGGTACTCACGGACCTGGTGGTCGAGCCAGACCTGCGGCGTCTGGGAGATGCCCCAACCGATCTCGGCGAACTTCTCCGACCCCAGGCCAGGCAGGTCCTCGATGATGCCGAGCGCGCTGGTGAAGACCGTCGGCATACTGACCTCGGCGGTGCCGGCGCGGCGCGCCATCTCGCGGAGCACCCAGGTCGCGGGCAGCGCCTGGTGGTCGAGGTCCTGCCACATCTGCTCCTGGAGCGCCCGGGCGTTCGCCAGCAGCCCGGCGCCGGTCTTTGGCCGGTAGGAGACCAGCAGCAGCGAGGTGAAGTCCCCCAGGATGTTGTTGATGTCCTGGTGCACGTCCCGACGCTGGAACGTGGTCAGCACCAGCGTCATGTCGGGGCGGGCGCTCCAGGCGCCGAGCACCTCCGCGTAACAGGCCAACAGCAGGGCCGAAGGCGTCAGTTCATGACCGCGGGCCCGCTCGGTGATCCGTGCCCAACGGTCGCTGTCCAGCCACCTCTCCCGGCGGGCGAACCGGGGTCGCTCGATGCGCGCCGGGTCGATGGCCAGCGGCAGTTGGGGCGGGGGCGGCAGGTCCTCCAGGCGCTCCAGCCAGTAGGCGCGGGCCCGGTCCAGCTCCCGCTGGCTGGGCCCGGCGTTGAGCTGGTAGTCCCGGAACGACACACCGACCGGGCGCAGTCGTGCCTCGGGGTCGCGGTAGAGCTGCTCCAGCTCCGTCAGCAGGATCAGCACGCTCAACGCGTCGAGGATCAGATTGTCCAGTCCGACACCGAGCCGGACGCCGCCCGGGTGCCGCACCGCGCGCACGTCGAACAGCGGCCAGACGGCGGGGTCGAAGACCCGGTGGGACATGGTCTCCCGCAGCCGGTCGAGCGCCTCCTCGGCGTGCTCCGCGTCCGCCTCCTCGACCGGGATGGTGAAGCGGGGCACCGCCGGCTGGATGCGCTGTGCCCCCTGCGCGTCGAAGACGGCGCGAAGGATCTCGTGCCGGTCGATCAGGATGTTCCAGGCGCGTTCCAGCCGCTCCGGGTCGACGTCGACGCCGTCGAACTCCGTGTAGAAGTGGCAGCCGACGCCGCCGAGGGTGAACTCGGGACGGCGGCCGATCCAGTAGGCCCGCTGGACCTCGCTCGCGGGGAACGGCAGATGGCGGGCGGCCTCGTCGGCCTGGACCGGCCCGAAGGCCGCCTGGGCGTCGTCGAGCCGCAGCAGCGCGGCGAAGTCGGCCAGCACCGGGTTGGCGAACAGCAGCCGCAGTTCACCGCCGGCGACCCCGGCGGAGATCAGCGCGGCGATCATCCGGGTCCCGATCAGGCTGTCGCCCCCGCGGTGGAAGAAGTTGTCCGCGCGGTGCACGGCCCGCAGGGACAGCAGCTCGGCCCAGATCCCGGCCAGCACCTCCTCGATCGGCCCGCGCGGAGGATCGCCGGCCGTGGTGGTGGCCTCCTCGCCCTCGGTTCTCAACTCGTCGATCACCCTGGCGCGGTCCA
This region includes:
- a CDS encoding non-ribosomal peptide synthetase produces the protein MSDAGIFGLDNGAAHRVPTRKSELLSLVADLLDENPEDVDEQENLIEYGIDSISVMRMVSLWNRQGLDVTVGELFEAPTIAEWWEILSGRVVAEPEPAGEASADADPGTPFALVPVQHAYWVGRGDGQVLGGVGCHVYLEIDGSGVDADRLHRAVLAVADRHPMLRARFLDDGTQRIMPEPGWNGLTRYDLRGSDEAAVERELVEIRERLSHRRLAVEHGEVFDIRLSLLPDGRTRMHVELDLLVADVLSFNIFLDDLAALYTGGAAALPPLTYVFPRYRADLERSRRAAFARDRDYWRSRLAELPPAPRLPLAQDPARIGKPVFRRLAHWLDPERHARLVTLARRHQVTPAMVLGTAYAEILGRWSGQSRLLLNLPLFDRVALHDDVGGMIADFTNLVLLDVDLSGDSFIERVRGVQRRFQTDISHSAYSGVEVLRDISRHGDLDGGTAPVVFASNLGGGDLLSDRCRSSFGEFGYSITQTPQVWLDHQLMDMDGGLYLNWDFVEGLFPEGVVEGMFGAYREVLDWLAEGDWNQPTPIALPAEQRAVRERVNATQAPESGRLLHEGFFHQATTAPHRTALLWDDNGHLTYRQLADHALHIAGELTAHGVKPHDTVAITLPKGPDQIAAILATLATGATYVPIGIDQPPPRRNRILTTANIHHAITTTTDWPTHLHTINPHHLTAPPLPHPHTNHPDDSAYIIFTSGSTGQPKGVEVSHRAATNTIDDINQRFHIQPTDRVLALSAADFDLSVYDTFGLLTAGAALVLTNENDRREAQRWLHLTQHHHITIWNSVPALFDMYLTVAQARHHTDHLRLILLSGDWINLDLPTRYHQRNPHGHFIALGGATEAAIWSNAQPVTHTPPHWTSIPYGQPLRNQHYRVVDTQGRDCPDWVPGELWIGGTGLAKGYRGDPTKTATKFTHHNNQRWYHTGDLGRYWPDGTLEFLGRTDHQIKIRGFRIELGEIETILETHPHINHAITTTHQEKIVATITTDSPEETADQDALRAWVAQRLPEHMVPERFAVRAELPLTANGKVDRARVIDELRTEGEEATTTAGDPPRGPIEEVLAGIWAELLSLRAVHRADNFFHRGGDSLIGTRMIAALISAGVAGGELRLLFANPVLADFAALLRLDDAQAAFGPVQADEAARHLPFPASEVQRAYWIGRRPEFTLGGVGCHFYTEFDGVDVDPERLERAWNILIDRHEILRAVFDAQGAQRIQPAVPRFTIPVEEADAEHAEEALDRLRETMSHRVFDPAVWPLFDVRAVRHPGGVRLGVGLDNLILDALSVLILLTELEQLYRDPEARLRPVGVSFRDYQLNAGPSQRELDRARAYWLERLEDLPPPPQLPLAIDPARIERPRFARRERWLDSDRWARITERARGHELTPSALLLACYAEVLGAWSARPDMTLVLTTFQRRDVHQDINNILGDFTSLLLVSYRPKTGAGLLANARALQEQMWQDLDHQALPATWVLREMARRAGTAEVSMPTVFTSALGIIEDLPGLGSEKFAEIGWGISQTPQVWLDHQVREYPHGVYLNWDFVEGLFPEGVVEGMFGAYREVLDWLAEGDWNQPTPIALPAEQRAVRERVNATQAPESGRLLHEGFFHQATTAPHRTALLWDDNGHLTYRQLADHALHIAGELTAHGVKPHDTVAITLPKGPDQIAAILATLATGATYVPIGIDQPPPRRNRILTTANIHHAITTTTDWPTHLHTINPHHLTAPPLPHPHTNHPDDSAYIIFTSGSTGQPKGVEVSHRAATNTIDDINQRFHIQPTDRVLALSAADFDLSVYDTFGLLTAGAALVLTNENDRREAQRWLHLTQHHHITIWNSVPALFDMYLTVAQARHHTDHLRLILLSGDWINLDLPTRYHQRNPHGHFIALGGATEAAIWSNAQPVTHTPPHWTSIPYGQPLRNQHYRVVDTQGRDCPDWVPGELWIGGTGLAKGYRGDPTKTATKFTHHNNQRWYHTGDLGRYWPDGTLEFLGRTDHQIKIRGFRIELGEIETILETHPHINHAITTTHTANNQQKIIATITTEPEGGTVRSSGMAALAPKVEVAPGPADGSGAHAANLIESWTAGLVRAGIGDAAAAFDEVAGALGTAEESRGVLRLWLDWLADREVLAGEEGTYAAGPRWREVLDQRTWETRRDRAVGTPAGLLADRLVAVTDTVAGILRGERDPLVLLEDPVLAPEAAVVNQSDSEGALRGAAATVAALAAELGRPVRVAELGCRSGVAARRLLARLAAEDIELTLLDDAPSLLETAEKRLADLPHTIAYRLVRDGILPPELRHTHDVVLANHSLHRHADPVTGVGLARQLLVPGGVLIGLEHRELAPIGLLTAGLLERGLTPWGGRPSRSGGPLLDGAGWAEVLDRGGLREVSVAEGEDSSLMVLVARAAPDLPVVREAEVIARAREQLPPHMVPERVTVLPALPLSANGKVDRARVAALLAEQPDPGDGGEPPRTAMEETVSRMWSELLRVPEVGRAHNFFALGGDSLTATHFAETIRARFGVELPLRQMFQDPTVAAVAASIDASLEAAGATDGSTEDGIL